The following coding sequences are from one Nicotiana tomentosiformis chromosome 3, ASM39032v3, whole genome shotgun sequence window:
- the LOC104087351 gene encoding uncharacterized protein isoform X2, whose product MLTSWRLFPASFTRPKYCPSGFYCRAEDQLSSINERQKKKKVLIVGSGWAGLGAAHHLCKQGFEVVVLEGGYEFGPKNQSLSPDDVAIRGFWYPYRNIFDLVDEIGIKPFTDWTRSAQYSAEGLEVQFPVLQNEPQLPAPLGSLLYSKFLRVPLVDQLTLLPLMAAIIDFDYTDSAWTKYDPVTARELLKQFGCSERLYRDILDPLIEVGLYAPAEQCSAAATLAVLYYYVVAHQHFDLAWCRGRVREQIFEPWMDSLKTQGCKFLKGRKVTDMLVTGETNCISEVVCEKESFVADAVIFAVGVSTLKEIIQNSAALCSREEFLKVLNLASTDLLSVKLQLDRKVNIPNASNVSSGFDNSHAWTFFDLNKIYDEHKEDPVTVVQADFYHATDLMPLKDDRIVSKVMSCLSRCIKDFENAKVVDKEIERFPKSLTHFFPGSYKYMMGGSTSFKNLFIAGDWIVNRHGSWSQEKSYVTGLEAANRVVDYLGKGTSAKIIPVEEDEPHIQALRSLNRNVKEIRALFPWSDYFLQ is encoded by the exons ATGCTAACTAGCTGGAGACTCTTTCCTGCTTCGTTCACCAGGCCTAAGTACTGCCCAAGTGGATTTTATTGCAGGGCTGAGGATCAACTGAGTAGTATAAATGAAcgtcaaaagaagaagaaagtgcTGATAGTAGGTTCAGGCTGGGCTGGCCTTGGAGCTGCTCACCATCTCTGCAAACAG GGCTTTGAGGTCGTTGTTCTTGAAGGTGGCTATGAATTTGGACCCAAAAATCAATCCCTAAGCCCTGACGATGTGGCTATTCGCG GTTTCTGGTATCCCTATCGAAATATATTTGATCTAGTTGATGAGATTGGTATCAAGCCCTTCACTGACTGGACCAGATCTGCTCAGTACTCGGCAGAAGGATTGGAG GTTCAGTTTCCAGTACTCCAAAACGAACCCCAATTGCCTGCTCCTCTTGGATCATTATTATACAGTAAG TTTCTTCGAGTGCCATTGGTGGATCAATTGACATTGCTTCCTCTGATGGCTGCAA TAATAGATTTTGACTACACCGATAGTGCCTGGACAAAATATGATCCAG TTACTGCAAGGGAGCTTTTGAAGCAATTTGGGTGCTCAGAAAGGCTTTATCGCGACATTCTTGACCCATTGATTGAAGTCGGCCTATATGCCCCTGCGGAGCAATGTAGTGCTGCTGCCACTCTTGCTGTGCTGTACTACTATGTCGTTGCTCATCAG CACTTTGATTTGGCATGGTGTCGCGGGAGAGTTAGAGAACAAATTTTTGAGCCTTGGATGGATTCTCTCAAAACTCAGGGATGCAAATTCCTAAAGGGTAGAAAAGTAACGGACATGTTGGTGACTGGGGAAACTAACTGCATCTCTGAAGTAGTATGTGAGAAAGAAAGTTTTGTGGCTGATGCTGTAATCTTCGCTGTCGGAGTATCCACTCTCAAGGAGATCATTCAGAACAG TGCAGCATTATGTTCAAGAGAGGAGTTTCTCAAGGTTTTGAACTTAGCCAGTACTGATCTACTTAGCGTTAAGCTACaacttgataggaag GTCAACATTCCAAATGCATCCAACGTATCATCTGGGTTTGATAATTCACACGCATGGACTTTTTTCGACTTAAATAAGATATATGATGAGCATAAGGAAGATCCAGTAACAGTGGTGCAGGCTGATTTT TATCATGCAACTGACTTGATGCCCCTGAAGGATGATAGAATTGTTAGTAAAGTGATGTCTTGCCTTTCGAGGTGCATTAAGGATTTTGAGAATGCCAAAGTGGTTGACAAAGAAATTGAAAGGTTTCCAAAGTCTTTGACACATTTCTTTCCTG GTTCTTACAAGTACATGATGGGTGGATCAACATCTTTTAAGAACTTGTTCATAGCTGGAGACTGGATTGTAAACCGACATGGATCATGGTCACAG GAGAAATCATACGTGACGGGACTTGAAGCAGCCAACAGGGTGGTAGACTATCTTGGTAAAGGTACTTCTGCTAAGATAATTCCAGTTGAGGAAGACGAGCCTCACATTCAAGCTCTACGCAGTCTAAACAGGAATGTTAAGGAGATAAGAGCCCTCTTTCCGTGGTCTGATTATTTTCTTCAGTGA
- the LOC104087351 gene encoding uncharacterized protein isoform X4, whose product MLTSWRLFPASFTRPKYCPSGFYCRAEDQLSSINERQKKKKVLIVGSGWAGLGAAHHLCKQGFEVVVLEGGYEFGPKNQSLSPDDVAIRGFWYPYRNIFDLVDEIGIKPFTDWTRSAQYSAEGLEFLRVPLVDQLTLLPLMAAIIDFDYTDSAWTKYDPVTARELLKQFGCSERLYRDILDPLIEVGLYAPAEQCSAAATLAVLYYYVVAHQKHFDLAWCRGRVREQIFEPWMDSLKTQGCKFLKGRKVTDMLVTGETNCISEVVCEKESFVADAVIFAVGVSTLKEIIQNSAALCSREEFLKVLNLASTDLLSVKLQLDRKVNIPNASNVSSGFDNSHAWTFFDLNKIYDEHKEDPVTVVQADFYHATDLMPLKDDRIVSKVMSCLSRCIKDFENAKVVDKEIERFPKSLTHFFPGSYKYMMGGSTSFKNLFIAGDWIVNRHGSWSQEKSYVTGLEAANRVVDYLGKGTSAKIIPVEEDEPHIQALRSLNRNVKEIRALFPWSDYFLQ is encoded by the exons ATGCTAACTAGCTGGAGACTCTTTCCTGCTTCGTTCACCAGGCCTAAGTACTGCCCAAGTGGATTTTATTGCAGGGCTGAGGATCAACTGAGTAGTATAAATGAAcgtcaaaagaagaagaaagtgcTGATAGTAGGTTCAGGCTGGGCTGGCCTTGGAGCTGCTCACCATCTCTGCAAACAG GGCTTTGAGGTCGTTGTTCTTGAAGGTGGCTATGAATTTGGACCCAAAAATCAATCCCTAAGCCCTGACGATGTGGCTATTCGCG GTTTCTGGTATCCCTATCGAAATATATTTGATCTAGTTGATGAGATTGGTATCAAGCCCTTCACTGACTGGACCAGATCTGCTCAGTACTCGGCAGAAGGATTGGAG TTTCTTCGAGTGCCATTGGTGGATCAATTGACATTGCTTCCTCTGATGGCTGCAA TAATAGATTTTGACTACACCGATAGTGCCTGGACAAAATATGATCCAG TTACTGCAAGGGAGCTTTTGAAGCAATTTGGGTGCTCAGAAAGGCTTTATCGCGACATTCTTGACCCATTGATTGAAGTCGGCCTATATGCCCCTGCGGAGCAATGTAGTGCTGCTGCCACTCTTGCTGTGCTGTACTACTATGTCGTTGCTCATCAG AAGCACTTTGATTTGGCATGGTGTCGCGGGAGAGTTAGAGAACAAATTTTTGAGCCTTGGATGGATTCTCTCAAAACTCAGGGATGCAAATTCCTAAAGGGTAGAAAAGTAACGGACATGTTGGTGACTGGGGAAACTAACTGCATCTCTGAAGTAGTATGTGAGAAAGAAAGTTTTGTGGCTGATGCTGTAATCTTCGCTGTCGGAGTATCCACTCTCAAGGAGATCATTCAGAACAG TGCAGCATTATGTTCAAGAGAGGAGTTTCTCAAGGTTTTGAACTTAGCCAGTACTGATCTACTTAGCGTTAAGCTACaacttgataggaag GTCAACATTCCAAATGCATCCAACGTATCATCTGGGTTTGATAATTCACACGCATGGACTTTTTTCGACTTAAATAAGATATATGATGAGCATAAGGAAGATCCAGTAACAGTGGTGCAGGCTGATTTT TATCATGCAACTGACTTGATGCCCCTGAAGGATGATAGAATTGTTAGTAAAGTGATGTCTTGCCTTTCGAGGTGCATTAAGGATTTTGAGAATGCCAAAGTGGTTGACAAAGAAATTGAAAGGTTTCCAAAGTCTTTGACACATTTCTTTCCTG GTTCTTACAAGTACATGATGGGTGGATCAACATCTTTTAAGAACTTGTTCATAGCTGGAGACTGGATTGTAAACCGACATGGATCATGGTCACAG GAGAAATCATACGTGACGGGACTTGAAGCAGCCAACAGGGTGGTAGACTATCTTGGTAAAGGTACTTCTGCTAAGATAATTCCAGTTGAGGAAGACGAGCCTCACATTCAAGCTCTACGCAGTCTAAACAGGAATGTTAAGGAGATAAGAGCCCTCTTTCCGTGGTCTGATTATTTTCTTCAGTGA
- the LOC104087351 gene encoding uncharacterized protein isoform X3, protein MLTSWRLFPASFTRPKYCPSGFYCRAEDQLSSINERQKKKKVLIVGSGWAGLGAAHHLCKQGFEVVVLEGGYEFGPKNQSLSPDDVAIRGFWYPYRNIFDLVDEIGIKPFTDWTRSAQYSAEGLEFPVLQNEPQLPAPLGSLLYSKFLRVPLVDQLTLLPLMAAIIDFDYTDSAWTKYDPVTARELLKQFGCSERLYRDILDPLIEVGLYAPAEQCSAAATLAVLYYYVVAHQKHFDLAWCRGRVREQIFEPWMDSLKTQGCKFLKGRKVTDMLVTGETNCISEVVCEKESFVADAVIFAVGVSTLKEIIQNSAALCSREEFLKVLNLASTDLLSVKLQLDRKVNIPNASNVSSGFDNSHAWTFFDLNKIYDEHKEDPVTVVQADFYHATDLMPLKDDRIVSKVMSCLSRCIKDFENAKVVDKEIERFPKSLTHFFPGSYKYMMGGSTSFKNLFIAGDWIVNRHGSWSQEKSYVTGLEAANRVVDYLGKGTSAKIIPVEEDEPHIQALRSLNRNVKEIRALFPWSDYFLQ, encoded by the exons ATGCTAACTAGCTGGAGACTCTTTCCTGCTTCGTTCACCAGGCCTAAGTACTGCCCAAGTGGATTTTATTGCAGGGCTGAGGATCAACTGAGTAGTATAAATGAAcgtcaaaagaagaagaaagtgcTGATAGTAGGTTCAGGCTGGGCTGGCCTTGGAGCTGCTCACCATCTCTGCAAACAG GGCTTTGAGGTCGTTGTTCTTGAAGGTGGCTATGAATTTGGACCCAAAAATCAATCCCTAAGCCCTGACGATGTGGCTATTCGCG GTTTCTGGTATCCCTATCGAAATATATTTGATCTAGTTGATGAGATTGGTATCAAGCCCTTCACTGACTGGACCAGATCTGCTCAGTACTCGGCAGAAGGATTGGAG TTTCCAGTACTCCAAAACGAACCCCAATTGCCTGCTCCTCTTGGATCATTATTATACAGTAAG TTTCTTCGAGTGCCATTGGTGGATCAATTGACATTGCTTCCTCTGATGGCTGCAA TAATAGATTTTGACTACACCGATAGTGCCTGGACAAAATATGATCCAG TTACTGCAAGGGAGCTTTTGAAGCAATTTGGGTGCTCAGAAAGGCTTTATCGCGACATTCTTGACCCATTGATTGAAGTCGGCCTATATGCCCCTGCGGAGCAATGTAGTGCTGCTGCCACTCTTGCTGTGCTGTACTACTATGTCGTTGCTCATCAG AAGCACTTTGATTTGGCATGGTGTCGCGGGAGAGTTAGAGAACAAATTTTTGAGCCTTGGATGGATTCTCTCAAAACTCAGGGATGCAAATTCCTAAAGGGTAGAAAAGTAACGGACATGTTGGTGACTGGGGAAACTAACTGCATCTCTGAAGTAGTATGTGAGAAAGAAAGTTTTGTGGCTGATGCTGTAATCTTCGCTGTCGGAGTATCCACTCTCAAGGAGATCATTCAGAACAG TGCAGCATTATGTTCAAGAGAGGAGTTTCTCAAGGTTTTGAACTTAGCCAGTACTGATCTACTTAGCGTTAAGCTACaacttgataggaag GTCAACATTCCAAATGCATCCAACGTATCATCTGGGTTTGATAATTCACACGCATGGACTTTTTTCGACTTAAATAAGATATATGATGAGCATAAGGAAGATCCAGTAACAGTGGTGCAGGCTGATTTT TATCATGCAACTGACTTGATGCCCCTGAAGGATGATAGAATTGTTAGTAAAGTGATGTCTTGCCTTTCGAGGTGCATTAAGGATTTTGAGAATGCCAAAGTGGTTGACAAAGAAATTGAAAGGTTTCCAAAGTCTTTGACACATTTCTTTCCTG GTTCTTACAAGTACATGATGGGTGGATCAACATCTTTTAAGAACTTGTTCATAGCTGGAGACTGGATTGTAAACCGACATGGATCATGGTCACAG GAGAAATCATACGTGACGGGACTTGAAGCAGCCAACAGGGTGGTAGACTATCTTGGTAAAGGTACTTCTGCTAAGATAATTCCAGTTGAGGAAGACGAGCCTCACATTCAAGCTCTACGCAGTCTAAACAGGAATGTTAAGGAGATAAGAGCCCTCTTTCCGTGGTCTGATTATTTTCTTCAGTGA
- the LOC104087351 gene encoding uncharacterized protein isoform X1, whose translation MLTSWRLFPASFTRPKYCPSGFYCRAEDQLSSINERQKKKKVLIVGSGWAGLGAAHHLCKQGFEVVVLEGGYEFGPKNQSLSPDDVAIRGFWYPYRNIFDLVDEIGIKPFTDWTRSAQYSAEGLEVQFPVLQNEPQLPAPLGSLLYSKFLRVPLVDQLTLLPLMAAIIDFDYTDSAWTKYDPVTARELLKQFGCSERLYRDILDPLIEVGLYAPAEQCSAAATLAVLYYYVVAHQKHFDLAWCRGRVREQIFEPWMDSLKTQGCKFLKGRKVTDMLVTGETNCISEVVCEKESFVADAVIFAVGVSTLKEIIQNSAALCSREEFLKVLNLASTDLLSVKLQLDRKVNIPNASNVSSGFDNSHAWTFFDLNKIYDEHKEDPVTVVQADFYHATDLMPLKDDRIVSKVMSCLSRCIKDFENAKVVDKEIERFPKSLTHFFPGSYKYMMGGSTSFKNLFIAGDWIVNRHGSWSQEKSYVTGLEAANRVVDYLGKGTSAKIIPVEEDEPHIQALRSLNRNVKEIRALFPWSDYFLQ comes from the exons ATGCTAACTAGCTGGAGACTCTTTCCTGCTTCGTTCACCAGGCCTAAGTACTGCCCAAGTGGATTTTATTGCAGGGCTGAGGATCAACTGAGTAGTATAAATGAAcgtcaaaagaagaagaaagtgcTGATAGTAGGTTCAGGCTGGGCTGGCCTTGGAGCTGCTCACCATCTCTGCAAACAG GGCTTTGAGGTCGTTGTTCTTGAAGGTGGCTATGAATTTGGACCCAAAAATCAATCCCTAAGCCCTGACGATGTGGCTATTCGCG GTTTCTGGTATCCCTATCGAAATATATTTGATCTAGTTGATGAGATTGGTATCAAGCCCTTCACTGACTGGACCAGATCTGCTCAGTACTCGGCAGAAGGATTGGAG GTTCAGTTTCCAGTACTCCAAAACGAACCCCAATTGCCTGCTCCTCTTGGATCATTATTATACAGTAAG TTTCTTCGAGTGCCATTGGTGGATCAATTGACATTGCTTCCTCTGATGGCTGCAA TAATAGATTTTGACTACACCGATAGTGCCTGGACAAAATATGATCCAG TTACTGCAAGGGAGCTTTTGAAGCAATTTGGGTGCTCAGAAAGGCTTTATCGCGACATTCTTGACCCATTGATTGAAGTCGGCCTATATGCCCCTGCGGAGCAATGTAGTGCTGCTGCCACTCTTGCTGTGCTGTACTACTATGTCGTTGCTCATCAG AAGCACTTTGATTTGGCATGGTGTCGCGGGAGAGTTAGAGAACAAATTTTTGAGCCTTGGATGGATTCTCTCAAAACTCAGGGATGCAAATTCCTAAAGGGTAGAAAAGTAACGGACATGTTGGTGACTGGGGAAACTAACTGCATCTCTGAAGTAGTATGTGAGAAAGAAAGTTTTGTGGCTGATGCTGTAATCTTCGCTGTCGGAGTATCCACTCTCAAGGAGATCATTCAGAACAG TGCAGCATTATGTTCAAGAGAGGAGTTTCTCAAGGTTTTGAACTTAGCCAGTACTGATCTACTTAGCGTTAAGCTACaacttgataggaag GTCAACATTCCAAATGCATCCAACGTATCATCTGGGTTTGATAATTCACACGCATGGACTTTTTTCGACTTAAATAAGATATATGATGAGCATAAGGAAGATCCAGTAACAGTGGTGCAGGCTGATTTT TATCATGCAACTGACTTGATGCCCCTGAAGGATGATAGAATTGTTAGTAAAGTGATGTCTTGCCTTTCGAGGTGCATTAAGGATTTTGAGAATGCCAAAGTGGTTGACAAAGAAATTGAAAGGTTTCCAAAGTCTTTGACACATTTCTTTCCTG GTTCTTACAAGTACATGATGGGTGGATCAACATCTTTTAAGAACTTGTTCATAGCTGGAGACTGGATTGTAAACCGACATGGATCATGGTCACAG GAGAAATCATACGTGACGGGACTTGAAGCAGCCAACAGGGTGGTAGACTATCTTGGTAAAGGTACTTCTGCTAAGATAATTCCAGTTGAGGAAGACGAGCCTCACATTCAAGCTCTACGCAGTCTAAACAGGAATGTTAAGGAGATAAGAGCCCTCTTTCCGTGGTCTGATTATTTTCTTCAGTGA